In Brachybacterium fresconis, the genomic stretch ATGGTCTGCGGCTTCTCGGTGTTGCCCGAGTGCATGTAGCAGGAGATGACGGTCAGCGCCCGGCCGTCGCCGAAGGGATCGGCGAGGTCGATCTCGAGCCAGCGGCCGGTGTGCGCGTCGCCCTCGAGCCCGGGCAGGCCGTGACGGACGCCTTCGAGGTCGGCGTCCTGGCGATTCGAGCGCACGGCGATCGAGACGCCGGCGCGGCCCTTGAGCTGCGAGACCTCGCTGGCCGTGGACCAGTCCTCGCCGACCAGGTCGGGGACGAGGTCCTCGGGGGCCCGTACCTCCTGCAGGGTGACGACGTCCGCGGGGGTGGAGGCGAGCCAGTCGCCCATGCCCTTGCGGGCGGCGGCGCGGATGCCGTTGACGTTGACGGTGGCGAGGGTGAAAGTCATGGCTCGAGTATCCCAGGTGCTGCGCCGCTGCCGGTGCTCAGCTCCGTGAGTGGTTCCTCCATGCAGATGACAGGCTCATCTGATCCCGGGACCGGGAAGGGTGTACGGCTGGCCGAACTTGCCTCTGTCCGTGAGGATCTCCGGGATCGTCTTCTGGTCCCCATAGGTGCCGTCCTCCCGGCTCACGGAGACGTCGACGGTGTCGACGACCCTGCCGTCCTCGAGGTACTGCCGCATCGAGGGACCGGTCTCGATATCTTTGATGATGTTCCCGGTCTGACCTGTAGCGTCGTTGATGCTGTCTTGATAGTTCTGCACACCATGGTTCTCGCCGGGGTTGCTCGTCGGCGCGGGAAGACCGATCTCGTCCCGGTGCGACGCCGTCCCCGTGGCGTCGTGGGGGTCGCCGTCCAGGGTCGGCACGACGTCACCGACCGGGTGGTCACCGCGCAGCGGCGCGCCGATGTCCGCGAGCACCGGTGATGAGGGCGCATCCAGCACGGGTTCGTGCGCGAAGTTGACCGTCCTCGTGGAGGCGGGCACATCGGCGAGCTCGACCGGGCTGCCCACGCTCACGACGTTGCCGAAGTTCCATCCGTCGGGGGCACCGTTCACGGAGGGATCCGCAGCCAGATTGTTGGCGACGATACCTCCCTGGGAGTGAGCGACGAGGGAGACGTCCGCCCCGTGGGGGATCCCGGCGGATTCCATCGCCGCGATGACGGCCTGGGAGGAGTCAGTCTCCTGGCCGCCGAGGGCACCCGGGTTCTGGTTCCAGTCCATCGGATTTCCTGTGGCATCCGGCCCGATGATGTTCTCCATCGCCCCGTGGGAGCCAGGGACGTAGACGATGTACCGGGTCTGTCCGTCGTCGCCGAGGACCTGTTGGACGCGGATGGACGTCGAGTCCTCCTTCTGCGCCTCCCCGGCCGCGCGAAGGTTGTCCATCATCTCGGCGATCGTCGACGGGTCCGTGGCGCCGCCCGGTCGGCTGATGTCATCTGCCGTGATCGGCGCGATGTCATCGCCGGGGTCGTCGTGCGATCCCAGAGCAGCGCCGAGGCGAGGGCCGATGCTGCTGAGAAGAGGTCCCCCAGCAGTCGTCGGCGTGCCGCCGAACGCGATCGCCCCGCTGATCGCACCTCCGGCGAGCATCGACGCGACGCCACCGGCGATGAGCCCGCCCGCGCCGCCATCGGCCCCCGAGGCCCGATCCTGCTGTGCGACGTGGTCGACGAGGTCGGCAGCGGAGGTGTCGCAGCGTCGGGTCCATTCGGCGAACTGCTGCATCACGGAAGATGCCTGATCGCGGAAGGCGTCGGCATCCGAGCCGACCCAGGCCACCGCGGCGACGGATCCCATCAGCTCGGTCTCCAAGGACTCCAGGCGACGAGCTCGCGATGTCAGAAGCTCTGCGTGTCCGTGGACCTCCTCGGTCTCCATCCCCAGGAATCCGCTCATAAGCTCCCTGCCCCTTCCCTGCGCCGGGTGTTCCGGTTCGCCCTCGGCGCCGGGATCAGGCTAGAGCGATGTCACCGAGGCGGCCATGGGGACTGGTCCCCATGGCCAGGTCCCGCCGGGCCGTGCGACGACGGAGCTGCACAGGTCGTCTCAGCGCTGCTCGGCGGCGCGCTCGGCCGCCTCGACGACGTTCTTCATCAGCAGTGCGCGGGTCATGGGGCCGACGCCGCCGGGATTGGGGCTGAGCCAGGCGGCGACCTCGGCGACGTCCGGATCGACGTCCCCGATGAGCTTGGCCCTGCCGCCGGCGGGATCCTCCTGGCGCGAGACCCCGACGTCGAGCACGATCGCGTCGCGCTTGACGTCCTCGGGGCGCACCAGGTGCGCGCTGCCGGCGGCGGCGACGATCACGTCGGCGCGCCGCAGCTGGGCCGGCAGGTCCGCGGTACCGGTGTGGCACAGGGTGACGGTCGCGTTGTACTCGCGACGGGTCAGCAGGGAGCCGATGGAGCGGCCGACGGTGATGCCGCGCCCGACGACCACCACGTCCTTGCCGCGGAAGTCGAGACCGTGGCGCTCGACCAGCTCGATCACGGCCCGCGGGGTGCAGGGCAGGGGGGTGTGGATCGGGGTGTAGGCGTT encodes the following:
- a CDS encoding bifunctional methylenetetrahydrofolate dehydrogenase/methenyltetrahydrofolate cyclohydrolase, with protein sequence MTAQILDGKATAKAIKEELAGRVTRLVEAGHDRPGLATVLVGEDPGSAAYVRGKHRDSEQIGLHSIQKTLPADAAQADVEALVDELNEDPTCTGYIVQLPLPAQIDTDAILERIDPAKDADGLHPMNLGRLVLNAYTPIHTPLPCTPRAVIELVERHGLDFRGKDVVVVGRGITVGRSIGSLLTRREYNATVTLCHTGTADLPAQLRRADVIVAAAGSAHLVRPEDVKRDAIVLDVGVSRQEDPAGGRAKLIGDVDPDVAEVAAWLSPNPGGVGPMTRALLMKNVVEAAERAAEQR